From Gossypium raimondii isolate GPD5lz chromosome 11, ASM2569854v1, whole genome shotgun sequence:
TTAACACAATATGGTCATTGTCTTTACTCATTGAAACGCTTTTAAACATGCAACTTAGGTATTCTATATTCCGTTCTTTTGTCCGGAGTTATTACGGATTCGATCAAAGATGCCGTCGGTAGGCCGAGACCGAATTTCTTTTTTCGATGTTTCCCCGATGGGAAGGCGGTGTTTGACCAAGTTACAGGGGATGTTATCTGCCATGGGGATGCAAAGATTGTAAAGGAAGGATACAAAAGTTTCCCTAGTGGTCATACTTCATGTAACGATCTGCGTGTATTTTGTAGATTTCCGGCTGAGTTTCGATCATGCTTCGAGGAAACATATAACAGTTTTGGTTTTCCGATCATATGCAGGGTCCTTTGCAGGTCTTTGTTTCCTTTCGTTGTACTTGTCGGGAAAGCTAAGAGCATTCAATCGCGGAGGCAATGTCTCGAAACTTTGTATCGTGATTTTCCCGGTACTTGCCGCTGTTCTCGTGGGTATTTCTCGAGTGGACGATTACTGGCATCATTGGACGGATGTTTTTGCCGGAGCTCTTATAGGTGTCTCTCTCTCCCATTTTTCAGTAAACTTGGACTTAATTGATTTCCCATTGATTAATTGACGCTAATTagcattgaaataatgaaaaaaatgttcctttttttttttttttgattgatGCAGGAACGTCCATGGCAGCATTTTGTTACCTGCAATTCTTTCCCTGTCCTCATTATGAAGATGGTATGTCTCTACACAGAAATTTTATCCTAGAGATGttgctataaatattatatgcAAATTAGGAATGTGTATCTGGCATTCAAGGTATTTGCAGCACTGCGATATATAAAC
This genomic window contains:
- the LOC105801739 gene encoding probable lipid phosphate phosphatase 4; translation: MTDILLGTHTIKSHGVKVVKAHIHNWLILVILVVIDGLLNYVEPFHRFVGQEMMTDLKFPFHENTVPVLVVPVIAVLVPFIIFGVYYYLRKDIYDFHHAILGILYSVLLSGVITDSIKDAVGRPRPNFFFRCFPDGKAVFDQVTGDVICHGDAKIVKEGYKSFPSGHTSWSFAGLCFLSLYLSGKLRAFNRGGNVSKLCIVIFPVLAAVLVGISRVDDYWHHWTDVFAGALIGTSMAAFCYLQFFPCPHYEDGWAPHAYFKMIAERQSDESPESTVRSPSKNESNDIETQPM